The genomic DNA GAATGTCCTTGCCGCGGACACGCATCGTGATTTCGGCTCTGTGCCTCAGGGGCTCGACCGAGAGTATGACCTGCGTGTCGATGACGTTGTCGAAGTGACGCAGCACGCGCGCCAGCTTGGTGAGGACATATTCCCGGATGGCGGGGGTGACGTCGAGATGGTGACCACTGATGCTCAGGTTCATATGGAACTCTCCTATCGTGACTAAAACAAGGCGCGTGGGTACGCGGGTTTGGACTTGTAGGCCATCCTCCTGAAACGAGTTCGTCGTGAATTCAGTGTATAGACAAACCCCGCCGAAACCAAGGGTCTGGGCGGGGTCGTTACACGTCGTTTTACGTGGGTTCTTGCGTGTAAGCAAGAACGGGTCTGGCACCGGTTTTTTACATCCGGAAGTGCTCGCCCAGATAGACGCGCCGGACGGCGGGATCGCCGACGATCTCGTCGGGATGGCCATCGGTCAGCACCTTGCCTTCGCTGATGATGTAGGCGCGGTCGCAGATGCCCAGCGTTTCGCGCACGTTGTGGTCGGTGATGAGCACGCCGATGTTGCGGCTCTTCAGGAAGCGCACGATGCGCTGGATTTCGATGACCGCGATGGGGTCCACGCCGGCGAAGGGCTCGTCCAGCAGGATGAAGCGCGGCTGCGTGGCCAGCGCGCGGGCGATTTCGACGCGGCGGCGTTCGCCGCCCGACAGCGAGATGGCCATGTTGCGGCGGATGTGGCCGATCTGGAGTTCTTCCAGCAACGATTCGAGCAGTTCCTCGGTCTTGGCCGCCGAGAGTGCCTTGCCGTTGGCGTCGACCTGCAGTTCCAGCACGGCGCGGATGTTCTGTTCGACCGTCAGGCGGCGGAACACCGAGGCGTCCTGCGGCAGGTAGGACAGGCCCAGCCGTGCCCGCTTGTGGATGGGCATGGCGGTGACCGGCACGCCGTCGATCTCGATGCGGCCGGCGTCGGCGGGCACGAGGCCCACGATCATGTAGAAGCTGGTGGTCTTGCCC from Orrella dioscoreae includes the following:
- the hpf gene encoding ribosome hibernation-promoting factor, HPF/YfiA family, whose amino-acid sequence is MNLSISGHHLDVTPAIREYVLTKLARVLRHFDNVIDTQVILSVEPLRHRAEITMRVRGKDIHCEAVEENLYAAIDALADKVDRKVIQHKDRLQNHSHEPAKRQMAA
- the lptB gene encoding LPS export ABC transporter ATP-binding protein — its product is MSADAKATANANATDADLPGASAAVASGLSSQAGRLRAVGLRKTYNSRTVVQDVSIAVDSGEVVGLLGPNGAGKTTSFYMIVGLVPADAGRIEIDGVPVTAMPIHKRARLGLSYLPQDASVFRRLTVEQNIRAVLELQVDANGKALSAAKTEELLESLLEELQIGHIRRNMAISLSGGERRRVEIARALATQPRFILLDEPFAGVDPIAVIEIQRIVRFLKSRNIGVLITDHNVRETLGICDRAYIISEGKVLTDGHPDEIVGDPAVRRVYLGEHFRM